In Panulirus ornatus isolate Po-2019 chromosome 66, ASM3632096v1, whole genome shotgun sequence, the DNA window GGGAACCCCAGCTCTTGAACCTTTCCCTTTGTCTATCATAACACTTCTTTCCGTTCATCACTTAGTAATTCTGATGTTAAGAATATACTCGTTTTTTACATCTTGCCCAAAACTATTCTCATTTGACGTTTTGCCAACAACTTAGGTTGTCCTTCCTAAGCATTTCTGAGAACCCTCTTcgttgtgggtttgtgtgtaatGTGCACCTAGAAACTTGGAACTTTTATGCtcaattttcccctttttctcgTCTCCCACGATGGACAGAGTCGTATCCACTAACCTGGCCCCTGTAACACTCTTATTTCAGGCACTATCATTCTTGCTGATCTCCAGACTTCAAAATACGTTGCATTTATAATATCAGTTCAGGAAACCCGTGATTTTACAAGCTTGTATCCCCACGAGAATTTGAATTCCTCTTTCCTATTTCACAAGTGCAATCTCCCATTATTTGAACTCTGCCATCTCTACAGTCACTTCTTTTCCAAACAATAGGCCACAGTCACCCGGGTTTTCACTATCACTTTGACAGTAATCAGCTTATCTCGAGCCTCTATGTGCTGCCTACCGTATGTGCTGCCTATCGTATGTGCTGCCTATCGTATGTGCTGCCTATCGTATGTGCTGCCTACCGTATGCGCTGCCTACCGTAAGTCACATGCAGCAAAAGCCCTGACTTGAGCCAAGCCGTTGACGCAACTATGCTACACATGTGGCAGTGTCTTGCACCACCACCAAGCAATGTATGCCTACCACACTCAAAGCAATTTTCTTTCACGTCCACAGAACACCTCGTCCAGAGTCTTAAGCCAAAGGGTCAGGTGGTGTGGACGAGAGGCGCGCCCGTGCTGGTGTGTGACTGAAGCTCTGATGAAGTATGAGTATACCACACCCCTGGTAGGATCATCTAAGCCTGTCATTGAGGGCTTACGTCCCAGGCAAGGGATTACACCCTATGGGCACAACTCGAGCCGAGTTATAAGTAGCCTACTGGATCCCTTTGATGGAGCTGTGGTGATGCTATTTTCTCCCACACGGGGGTTTAGTATCCTCTTCTATTCAGCTAACTTAAAGGTGAGAGtatcaaacttttttcttttctttttggcgGGAATCGATATTCACAGTGGAAGAAACTATCTCGAACAGAGTTTTCTAAATTCCATTTGATACTTGAGTCTAAACCAACT includes these proteins:
- the LOC139746684 gene encoding uncharacterized protein, whose amino-acid sequence is MSPRKHKSIENCALRKETTSTDGLPNTSSRVLSQRVRWCGREARPCWCVTEALMKYEYTTPLVGSSKPVIEGLRPRQGITPYGHNSSRVISSLLDPFDGAVVMLFSPTRGFSILFYSANLKFAGVSHTCHLREPGLPQYVACSTSISPSFSLRLQPDVAKIQLLAPLPSTFTRLALDFVYHKW